One window of the Rhizorhabdus dicambivorans genome contains the following:
- a CDS encoding helix-turn-helix domain-containing protein — protein MRDIAPTAAASSPFLSNDEAASFLRLSPRTLEKFRVTGGGPKFRKFRRRVLYALTDLRDWADRRISD, from the coding sequence ATGAGAGATATTGCGCCAACCGCAGCGGCATCATCGCCTTTCCTGTCGAACGACGAAGCGGCCTCCTTTCTGAGATTGTCACCTCGGACACTCGAGAAATTTCGAGTAACAGGTGGAGGTCCGAAGTTCCGAAAATTCCGACGCCGCGTTCTCTATGCCCTTACCGATCTCCGTGACTGGGCGGACCGACGAATCTCCGACTAG
- a CDS encoding dipeptidase produces the protein MIITPVSPRARDILSASIVWDNHGCMPMRADEELLPQLDRYSAAGATVASINIGYGLMSWADHVGMARHFRQYVLARPERYHMIATAEDVALAKATGRLGISFDVEGMLPIEHSLERVAELYELGVRWMLIAYNQDNQAGGGCMGEDGGLTPLGRAIIDEMERVGMVLCLSHSSARTVLDAIEHARNPPIFSHSNPAGATAHPRNVDDAVMRACAAKGGVIGLSGIGPFLGVSSDPVAALLRHIRYVVDLVGPEYVGLGLDFVFDRTELDDFVRANPSLFPTDLDGTIAMVPPEAIPQIAEGLIRDGLSDAEISGILGGNWLRIARACWR, from the coding sequence ATGATTATCACCCCGGTATCGCCGCGCGCGCGAGATATCCTCTCCGCATCGATCGTGTGGGACAATCACGGTTGTATGCCGATGCGCGCGGACGAAGAGCTTCTACCGCAGCTCGATCGCTATAGCGCCGCCGGGGCGACGGTCGCGTCGATCAACATCGGTTACGGGTTGATGAGCTGGGCCGACCATGTCGGCATGGCCCGCCATTTCCGGCAATATGTGCTGGCCCGTCCGGAGCGCTATCATATGATTGCGACGGCGGAGGACGTCGCTCTCGCAAAAGCCACCGGGCGGCTCGGCATCTCGTTCGATGTGGAGGGCATGCTGCCGATCGAGCATAGTCTCGAGCGCGTGGCGGAACTGTACGAACTTGGCGTCCGCTGGATGCTGATTGCCTATAATCAGGATAATCAGGCCGGCGGCGGATGTATGGGCGAGGACGGCGGGCTGACCCCGCTCGGTCGCGCGATCATCGATGAGATGGAAAGAGTGGGCATGGTGCTGTGCCTCAGCCATTCGAGCGCCCGAACCGTGCTCGATGCCATCGAACATGCGCGCAATCCGCCGATCTTCTCGCATTCGAACCCGGCGGGAGCGACGGCACACCCGCGGAATGTCGATGATGCGGTGATGCGCGCCTGTGCCGCCAAGGGCGGGGTGATCGGGCTGAGCGGCATCGGTCCGTTTCTGGGGGTGTCGTCCGATCCCGTGGCGGCGCTGCTCCGTCACATCCGCTATGTCGTAGATCTCGTCGGCCCCGAGTATGTCGGACTTGGTCTCGATTTCGTGTTCGACCGGACGGAGCTCGACGATTTCGTCCGGGCCAATCCGTCGCTGTTTCCGACGGACCTGGACGGCACAATAGCAATGGTCCCGCCGGAGGCCATCCCACAGATTGCCGAAGGTCTGATCCGCGACGGACTGAGCGACGCCGAGATCAGCGGCATCCTGGGCGGCAACTGGTTGCGCATCGCCCGCGCCTGCTGGCGCTGA
- a CDS encoding CocE/NonD family hydrolase, whose product MAVEGLRQPGLPARLSGDMPPARHAPAQIGVRTQWVAMRDGTRLATDVYLPPILPAPVIVTRTPYGRMADKRVNLAMAFARRGYAVVLQDCRGTGESEPASWDYYVFESEDSPDLVDWIAGQDWCDGFVASFGGSYDGQTQWCMATHKKMGAIAPEVSGLGVAQNTVALHLFINSYARSVGKGATKQAVSHGELERRMFAETLATGLFNAPLDPALPDTVIARFPELAQFAPSAARIRLWQLYADMPSIDRARFIRELFDVEGVSIAEIEALPAIFGQSIAHDAHTIPYANRAAMARAIMAPALMVTGWYDWGLPDALATWALLRSEAQPEVAEGSRLVIGPGSHGSIGYREGMSDHPELRRPYRSEMIPGLLLEWYEAVRAGATGGLARVSYYLMGANEWRTAADWPAPGYAPTPLYLGADGTLTAEAPREGGAVSYAYDPRDPTPTMGGSILSSVISPGSVDVQAAQARDDVVCFTSPPLAADLDVVGPVTMRLFASSSATDTDFTVRLTDVFPDGRAIQLQSGMLRARHRGDIPSLIEPGEIYPLEIDMWATANRFKVGHRIRIDIASADFPRFERNANLGGKLGEPIIARQSIYCDPDHPSHVLLPIPAGQALASLLDRQ is encoded by the coding sequence ATGGCGGTTGAGGGGCTCCGTCAACCCGGTCTGCCTGCTCGTCTGAGCGGCGACATGCCGCCGGCGCGCCACGCCCCTGCGCAGATCGGGGTCCGCACGCAGTGGGTGGCGATGCGCGATGGTACGCGGCTTGCCACCGACGTCTATCTTCCCCCGATCCTGCCGGCACCGGTTATCGTGACCCGAACGCCCTATGGGCGGATGGCGGACAAGCGTGTCAACCTGGCCATGGCGTTCGCTCGCCGCGGCTATGCTGTCGTGCTGCAGGATTGCCGGGGCACCGGCGAAAGCGAGCCCGCAAGCTGGGATTATTATGTCTTCGAATCCGAGGATAGCCCGGATCTCGTCGACTGGATTGCTGGGCAGGACTGGTGCGATGGGTTCGTCGCCAGCTTCGGCGGCTCCTATGACGGCCAGACCCAATGGTGCATGGCGACCCATAAGAAGATGGGGGCGATCGCCCCGGAAGTCAGCGGCCTCGGCGTCGCCCAGAACACCGTCGCGCTTCATCTGTTCATCAACAGCTATGCGCGGTCGGTCGGCAAGGGCGCGACCAAGCAAGCGGTTTCACATGGCGAGCTGGAACGTCGGATGTTCGCCGAGACGTTGGCGACCGGCCTGTTCAACGCGCCGCTCGATCCGGCTCTGCCCGACACGGTGATCGCGCGTTTCCCCGAACTTGCCCAATTCGCGCCCTCGGCCGCACGCATCCGGTTATGGCAGCTTTATGCAGATATGCCTTCGATCGATCGGGCGCGTTTCATTCGAGAGCTGTTCGATGTCGAAGGGGTGTCGATCGCCGAGATCGAGGCGCTTCCCGCCATATTCGGCCAGTCGATCGCGCATGACGCGCACACCATCCCCTATGCCAACCGAGCCGCCATGGCGCGCGCGATCATGGCGCCGGCGCTGATGGTGACGGGCTGGTATGATTGGGGCTTGCCCGACGCGCTTGCGACATGGGCCCTGTTGCGGAGCGAGGCGCAGCCCGAAGTGGCGGAAGGCAGCCGTCTCGTCATCGGCCCCGGCTCGCACGGCAGCATCGGCTATCGCGAGGGCATGAGTGATCATCCCGAGTTGCGCCGACCCTACCGGTCCGAGATGATCCCGGGGCTTCTGCTCGAATGGTATGAGGCCGTGCGCGCCGGTGCCACCGGCGGATTGGCGCGGGTCAGCTATTACCTGATGGGTGCCAATGAATGGCGCACCGCCGCCGATTGGCCCGCCCCCGGATATGCGCCCACCCCCTTGTATCTGGGCGCCGATGGAACGCTGACTGCCGAAGCGCCGAGGGAAGGCGGGGCGGTAAGCTATGCTTATGATCCGCGCGATCCCACGCCCACCATGGGTGGAAGTATATTGTCCAGCGTCATCAGCCCGGGGAGCGTGGACGTGCAGGCGGCACAGGCACGCGACGATGTCGTGTGCTTCACCTCGCCGCCGCTGGCTGCAGATCTCGACGTGGTCGGGCCGGTGACGATGCGCCTCTTTGCGTCCTCCTCGGCCACGGATACCGATTTCACCGTGCGTCTGACCGACGTCTTTCCCGACGGCAGGGCGATACAGCTCCAGTCCGGCATGCTGCGCGCGCGGCACCGCGGCGATATTCCATCCCTGATCGAGCCGGGCGAGATATATCCGCTGGAGATCGACATGTGGGCCACCGCGAACCGGTTCAAGGTCGGGCATAGGATCCGGATCGATATCGCTTCGGCGGACTTCCCCCGCTTCGAACGCAACGCCAATCTAGGTGGGAAGCTGGGTGAGCCGATCATCGCCCGGCAAAGCATATACTGCGATCCCGATCATCCCTCGCATGTCCTGCTGCCGATCCCAGCCGGACAGGCGCTGGCCTCCCTGCTAGACCGGCAATGA
- a CDS encoding helix-turn-helix domain-containing protein: MAIQLTGLSRSRLYRLIQSGEIKVIKIGRSTLISFESLKKLVER; encoded by the coding sequence ATGGCCATACAGCTCACCGGATTGAGCCGGTCGCGCCTCTATCGGCTGATCCAGTCTGGCGAGATCAAGGTCATCAAGATCGGGCGATCGACGCTCATTTCGTTCGAAAGTCTCAAGAAGCTGGTCGAGAGGTGA
- a CDS encoding M14 family metallopeptidase, with the protein MIDVRAVLAALPHFDRFRSVAELNALSERLRADPRFSVEVIGASPNGVPIYDIACGTGTVTALVVGFPHCKEPICSLTIAGLLHLLEHDAIDLVATGVEWHIIPCIDPDGALLNEGWSLEPVDMERYMRSFYVQPLTSQVDGSFPIDHKRLRWDQPSPEAQILKDLLDRLRPDFYYSLHNAWVGGAFYYFNRDMGPDCRDSLYALLDDEAFPLQRRPMWQGICEQYGEGIMETWSVRKHYDYLEPRMDAPERVFPFGNQSWDYLEQIKPEAVSMATELGYVLHPLDGSERDTGENLRRFKLRIDADSKYLASLLIEVWERVKDDVDQNNPIYAAVIGGGVIPTRENLNLGGRPMAMHPTEDLLFNSLYDRPMKEADRFQACMVEGGFWFLCHSYQLVRLLKASEQTPAIVQAIPRLEAAFDEALAGIAAHVDFDAFEAIPYDRLARVQLGSGLVALNAILEERSSDGG; encoded by the coding sequence ATGATCGACGTCAGGGCCGTACTGGCCGCCCTTCCGCATTTCGATCGCTTCCGTTCGGTCGCGGAACTGAACGCACTTTCCGAACGGCTGCGCGCCGATCCGCGCTTCTCGGTTGAGGTGATCGGTGCGAGCCCCAATGGCGTGCCGATCTACGATATTGCCTGTGGAACAGGCACCGTGACGGCACTTGTGGTTGGTTTCCCCCATTGCAAGGAGCCGATCTGCAGCCTCACCATCGCCGGGCTGCTCCATCTTCTCGAACATGACGCGATCGATCTCGTCGCAACCGGCGTCGAATGGCATATCATTCCCTGCATCGACCCCGACGGTGCCTTGCTCAACGAGGGCTGGTCGTTGGAGCCGGTCGACATGGAGCGCTACATGCGCAGCTTCTATGTCCAGCCCCTCACCAGCCAGGTCGACGGCTCCTTTCCGATCGACCACAAGAGGCTTCGTTGGGACCAGCCATCGCCCGAGGCACAGATACTAAAGGACTTGCTCGATCGGCTACGTCCTGACTTTTACTACTCCCTGCACAATGCCTGGGTCGGCGGCGCCTTCTACTATTTTAATCGCGATATGGGCCCCGATTGCCGAGACAGCCTCTATGCGCTGCTGGACGACGAAGCCTTTCCCCTGCAGCGTCGGCCGATGTGGCAGGGGATTTGCGAGCAATATGGCGAGGGGATCATGGAGACCTGGTCCGTCCGAAAGCATTATGACTATCTCGAGCCCCGGATGGACGCGCCCGAGCGGGTCTTCCCCTTCGGCAATCAGAGCTGGGACTATCTGGAGCAGATCAAGCCCGAAGCGGTCAGTATGGCGACCGAACTCGGCTATGTGCTCCATCCGCTCGACGGTTCCGAGCGCGATACGGGCGAGAATCTCCGGCGCTTCAAGCTGCGCATCGATGCAGACAGCAAATATCTCGCCTCGCTGCTGATCGAGGTGTGGGAGCGAGTGAAGGACGATGTCGATCAGAATAACCCGATCTACGCCGCGGTGATCGGCGGAGGCGTCATCCCGACCCGCGAAAATCTCAACCTCGGCGGCCGGCCGATGGCGATGCACCCGACCGAGGATTTGCTGTTCAACAGCCTCTATGACCGGCCAATGAAGGAAGCGGACCGGTTCCAGGCGTGCATGGTTGAAGGCGGCTTCTGGTTCCTGTGCCACAGCTATCAACTCGTCCGCCTGCTCAAAGCGTCCGAGCAGACACCGGCGATCGTGCAGGCTATCCCTCGACTTGAAGCCGCGTTCGATGAAGCGCTGGCGGGGATTGCCGCCCATGTCGACTTCGACGCCTTCGAGGCGATCCCCTATGACAGGCTCGCCAGAGTCCAGCTTGGCAGCGGACTGGTCGCGCTCAATGCGATTCTCGAGGAGAGAAGCTCCGATGGCGGTTGA
- a CDS encoding spinster family MFS transporter — MLKNSKSYLIAILLLTLVFNKVEHAALGVMMQDIKTDLKLSDTQLGLLTGIAFTLFYATLGVPIGRAADRGNRVGIISFTTALQCGALALSGLASNFAQLLVIRIGVAVGEAGCVAPANALIADRFDRKSRPRATSMFMLGYPLSAIAGYFLGGWLNDLVGWRTTFVLLGAPGLLLAAILFLTVRDRITAAAPAGPMAKPAAPQHPRASTARLLWSNRTYRHLVIGYSLLTFFGIGVIQWLPTFFIRSYGFSTAELGIWFALIWGVGGVVGSLAAGEWASRRAAHNEALQIKAITSVFLLSGIFGAAIYLVTSPYVAFGFVLLIAMANYGTAGPLFATIQSVVPAGSRSVAVATTYLFTNLIGVGLGPLAVGFLSDMLTPGYGDEALRYALLALCPGYLWASWHLWRASRTVASDVALENEGLPA, encoded by the coding sequence ATGTTGAAGAACAGCAAATCCTATCTGATCGCTATCCTTCTGCTCACGCTGGTCTTCAACAAGGTGGAGCATGCGGCGCTCGGCGTCATGATGCAGGACATCAAGACGGACCTGAAGCTCAGTGACACCCAGCTCGGCCTTCTCACCGGCATCGCCTTCACCCTGTTCTATGCAACGCTGGGCGTGCCGATCGGGCGAGCCGCGGATCGCGGCAATCGCGTGGGGATCATCTCGTTCACCACCGCGCTGCAATGCGGTGCCCTAGCCCTGTCCGGGCTCGCGTCGAACTTCGCACAGCTGCTCGTCATCCGGATCGGTGTGGCGGTCGGCGAGGCGGGTTGCGTCGCACCGGCCAACGCTCTCATCGCCGATCGCTTCGACCGCAAGAGTCGGCCACGCGCTACCTCGATGTTCATGCTCGGCTATCCGCTCAGTGCGATTGCCGGCTATTTTCTGGGCGGGTGGCTGAATGACCTGGTCGGTTGGCGGACGACCTTCGTGCTGCTCGGGGCGCCGGGTCTGTTGCTTGCCGCCATCCTCTTCCTGACGGTGCGCGATCGGATAACGGCCGCTGCGCCGGCCGGACCGATGGCGAAGCCCGCGGCGCCGCAACATCCGCGCGCGAGCACGGCTCGGCTGCTATGGTCCAACCGCACCTATCGTCATCTCGTCATCGGCTATTCGCTGCTGACCTTTTTCGGGATCGGCGTGATCCAGTGGCTGCCGACCTTCTTCATCCGCAGCTATGGTTTCAGCACCGCAGAGCTCGGGATATGGTTTGCGCTGATCTGGGGTGTCGGCGGTGTCGTCGGATCGCTCGCCGCAGGCGAATGGGCATCGCGCCGGGCCGCGCATAACGAAGCGCTGCAGATCAAGGCGATAACGTCGGTCTTCCTGCTGTCCGGCATCTTCGGCGCGGCGATCTACCTGGTCACCTCGCCCTATGTCGCCTTCGGCTTCGTGCTGCTGATCGCGATGGCCAATTATGGCACCGCCGGCCCGCTGTTCGCGACGATCCAGAGCGTCGTGCCCGCGGGGTCGCGCTCGGTCGCGGTGGCGACCACCTATCTCTTCACTAATCTGATCGGGGTGGGCCTGGGCCCGCTGGCGGTCGGCTTCCTGAGCGATATGTTGACGCCCGGTTATGGCGATGAGGCCTTGCGCTATGCGTTGCTCGCGCTTTGCCCGGGCTATCTCTGGGCATCGTGGCATTTGTGGCGGGCCAGCCGCACGGTAGCATCCGATGTCGCTCTTGAAAATGAGGGACTGCCCGCATGA
- the traA gene encoding Ti-type conjugative transfer relaxase TraA, with translation MAIFHLSVKVISRSSGRSAVAAAAYRGAERLHDERLNRDHDFTNKDGVVHSEVLLPEGAPEEFADREKLWNAVEAAEKRNDAQLAREVEFAIPRELTKEQGIELAREFAEAEFVEKGMIADLNVHWDIGADGQPKPHAHVMLTMREVGKDGFGAKVRDWNKAELVEQWRERWAEHVNQRLAELDIDARIDHRSLEAQGIALEPQDKIGPAASRMGVRGLEAERIEEHRAVAQRNGERIIANPNVALDAITHSQATFTGRDLAMFVHRHSDGKEQFDLAMSAVRGSSDLIALGKDGRGEERFTSRQMIETEQRLGRASELLAERERHQVEDRGREGALARAAERGLMLSGEQRAAFEHVTDGRGLSVVVGYAGTGKSGMLGVAREAWEGAGYTVRGAALSGIAAEGLEHGSGIASRTIASLEHQWGQGRELLTSRDVLVIDEAGMVGTRQMERVLSHAADAGAKVVLVGDPQQLQAIEAGAAFRSIHERHGGVEISEVRRQHDGWQQDATRHLATGRTGFAIQAYDERGMVHAAETREAARGELIERWDRDRQASPGDTRIILTHTNDEVRELNDAAREKLRASGELGNDVSISATRGERQFASGDRIMFLRNERGLGVKNGTLGTVEQVTPQRMAVRTDDGRNVAFDTKDYAHIDHGYAATIHKAQGMTVDQVHVLATPGMDSHGAYVAMSRHRDGLALHYGRNDFADQSKLVRTLSRERGKDMACDYKPEQQFAERRGITFRKRIVEIARQLPERAKSIFAGFRPQANRLEPLPTEQAGLSDQRRAVERYARAAADIGQMREQGLPVLPHQSDALEKAGKALDAIRPHGTADLASALQRQPSLAREAADGRSQGAIRAMQLEAEIRVDPAQRADRFVSDWQRLGQARQVMQRDGDSKGAQRLTNRMTDLVKGLERDAQVESLLRSRTRELGIKTELGRDLARDLAASISMERSRSIGMGL, from the coding sequence ATGGCGATCTTCCACCTCTCCGTCAAAGTCATCAGCCGGTCGAGCGGGCGCAGCGCCGTGGCGGCAGCGGCCTATCGCGGGGCCGAGCGGCTGCACGACGAACGGCTCAACCGTGACCATGACTTCACCAACAAGGACGGCGTCGTCCATTCCGAAGTGCTGCTGCCGGAAGGCGCGCCAGAGGAATTTGCCGACCGCGAAAAGCTCTGGAATGCCGTCGAGGCTGCGGAGAAACGCAATGACGCGCAGCTTGCCCGCGAGGTCGAATTCGCCATTCCGCGCGAGCTCACCAAGGAACAGGGAATCGAGTTGGCGCGCGAGTTTGCCGAGGCCGAGTTCGTCGAAAAGGGCATGATCGCCGACCTCAATGTCCATTGGGATATTGGCGCGGACGGCCAGCCCAAGCCCCACGCCCATGTCATGCTCACCATGCGCGAAGTCGGCAAAGACGGGTTCGGCGCGAAGGTGCGCGACTGGAACAAGGCCGAACTGGTCGAGCAGTGGCGCGAACGCTGGGCCGAGCATGTCAACCAGCGCCTGGCAGAACTCGATATCGACGCGCGGATCGATCACCGCAGCCTGGAGGCGCAGGGCATAGCGCTGGAGCCGCAGGACAAGATCGGCCCCGCCGCATCGCGCATGGGCGTGCGCGGGCTTGAGGCAGAGCGGATCGAGGAACACCGCGCCGTCGCGCAGCGTAATGGCGAGCGGATTATCGCCAATCCCAACGTCGCGCTCGACGCGATCACGCACAGCCAGGCCACCTTCACGGGCCGCGATCTGGCGATGTTTGTGCATCGACACAGCGACGGGAAAGAGCAGTTCGATTTGGCGATGAGCGCGGTTCGCGGATCATCCGACCTGATCGCACTGGGCAAGGACGGACGCGGCGAGGAGCGGTTCACATCGCGCCAGATGATCGAAACCGAGCAGCGGCTCGGTCGCGCATCGGAATTGCTGGCAGAACGCGAGCGGCATCAGGTCGAAGATCGTGGCCGGGAAGGAGCGCTGGCGCGGGCAGCGGAACGCGGCTTGATGCTGTCCGGCGAGCAGCGTGCGGCGTTCGAGCATGTGACCGACGGGCGCGGCCTCAGCGTTGTCGTCGGCTATGCCGGGACCGGCAAGAGCGGGATGCTGGGCGTGGCGCGCGAGGCGTGGGAAGGCGCAGGGTATACCGTTCGCGGTGCAGCGCTGTCTGGCATCGCCGCCGAGGGGCTGGAGCACGGTTCGGGCATTGCCTCGCGCACCATTGCCAGCCTTGAGCACCAGTGGGGCCAAGGCCGCGAATTACTCACGTCCCGTGACGTGCTGGTGATCGATGAGGCAGGCATGGTCGGCACACGCCAGATGGAGCGCGTCCTCTCCCATGCCGCCGATGCGGGTGCGAAAGTTGTCCTGGTTGGCGACCCGCAGCAGCTCCAGGCCATCGAAGCAGGCGCTGCGTTCCGGTCGATCCACGAACGGCACGGCGGCGTCGAAATCAGCGAGGTTCGCCGCCAGCATGACGGCTGGCAGCAGGACGCCACGCGGCACCTTGCTACCGGGCGCACCGGTTTTGCCATTCAGGCCTACGACGAACGCGGCATGGTGCACGCCGCCGAAACGCGGGAGGCCGCACGCGGCGAACTGATCGAGCGCTGGGATCGTGACCGGCAGGCCAGCCCCGGCGATACGCGAATCATCCTCACCCATACCAACGACGAAGTGCGGGAGCTCAATGACGCGGCACGAGAAAAGTTGCGAGCCAGTGGCGAGCTGGGCAACGACGTGTCGATCAGCGCGACACGCGGAGAGCGTCAGTTCGCCAGCGGCGACCGCATCATGTTCCTGCGCAATGAGCGGGGCCTGGGCGTCAAAAACGGCACACTCGGCACTGTAGAACAGGTGACGCCGCAGCGCATGGCCGTGCGCACCGACGATGGCCGCAACGTGGCTTTCGACACCAAGGATTATGCGCATATCGATCATGGCTACGCCGCCACGATCCACAAGGCGCAGGGCATGACCGTGGACCAGGTGCATGTGCTGGCGACACCGGGCATGGACAGCCACGGTGCCTATGTCGCGATGTCCCGCCACCGTGACGGCCTCGCCCTACATTATGGGCGCAACGATTTTGCCGATCAGTCGAAACTTGTCCGTACGCTGAGCCGCGAGCGTGGCAAGGACATGGCCTGCGACTACAAGCCCGAGCAGCAGTTTGCCGAACGGCGCGGGATCACCTTCCGCAAGCGTATCGTGGAGATTGCGAGGCAGTTGCCGGAGCGCGCGAAGTCGATCTTTGCTGGCTTCCGCCCTCAGGCCAACCGGCTCGAACCGCTGCCCACCGAACAGGCTGGCCTGTCCGATCAGCGGCGGGCGGTCGAACGCTATGCGCGTGCCGCCGCTGACATCGGGCAGATGCGCGAGCAAGGATTGCCGGTCCTGCCACATCAGAGCGACGCGCTGGAGAAGGCCGGAAAGGCGCTCGACGCGATCCGGCCCCATGGCACAGCCGACCTCGCCAGCGCCTTGCAGCGCCAGCCCTCGCTCGCCCGTGAGGCCGCCGATGGTCGCAGCCAGGGTGCAATCCGCGCCATGCAGCTCGAAGCCGAAATCCGCGTCGATCCCGCGCAGCGTGCAGACCGCTTTGTCAGCGACTGGCAGCGGCTTGGGCAGGCGCGCCAGGTCATGCAGCGCGATGGCGACAGCAAGGGCGCGCAGAGGCTCACCAACCGCATGACGGATTTGGTGAAGGGGCTGGAGCGCGACGCGCAGGTCGAATCCCTGCTGCGCAGTCGCACCCGCGAGCTTGGCATCAAGACAGAACTCGGTCGCGATCTGGCCCGCGACCTTGCCGCCTCCATCTCGATGGAGCGGAGCCGGTCAATCGGCATGGGCCTGTAG
- a CDS encoding DUF6118 family protein, with product MDTDTDDVELPLDLEPEPEPDPATLDTAGDPAAEAFARLEGEMALMRRAVQHLAAERADIVIPDYGATLTDLAKRMGAISESLKGMAGHPAMQMTPDSISQRIVAAAEAARRSDQDRITQARSDLSHAAQEMRSVTAHARTAAEQRQQLNQVAGGALLAGILLWSFLPGTIARAMPESWHWPERMAARMVGASSRWNAGARLMQSDSPEAWNALVQTADIQRDNRDAIDTCRKTAATSQQPVRCSVKIRPSSQEGETAATPAGTAKRSQRGA from the coding sequence ATGGATACCGATACCGATGACGTAGAGCTGCCGCTCGACCTTGAGCCGGAGCCGGAACCCGACCCGGCCACCCTGGATACCGCTGGCGATCCCGCCGCCGAGGCGTTTGCCCGCCTTGAGGGCGAGATGGCCCTGATGCGCCGGGCGGTGCAGCACCTTGCCGCCGAGCGCGCAGACATTGTCATTCCCGACTACGGCGCGACCCTCACCGACCTGGCCAAGCGGATGGGCGCGATCAGCGAGAGCCTGAAGGGCATGGCCGGTCATCCGGCGATGCAGATGACCCCTGACAGCATTAGCCAGCGGATTGTCGCCGCAGCCGAGGCAGCGCGGCGCAGCGATCAGGACAGGATCACTCAGGCCCGGAGCGACTTGAGCCACGCCGCTCAGGAGATGCGCAGCGTCACGGCCCATGCGCGCACCGCCGCCGAGCAGCGTCAGCAGCTTAACCAGGTGGCAGGCGGGGCTTTGCTGGCTGGGATACTGCTTTGGTCCTTCCTTCCCGGCACCATTGCACGTGCCATGCCCGAAAGCTGGCACTGGCCGGAGCGCATGGCGGCGCGGATGGTCGGCGCATCCTCCCGCTGGAACGCGGGTGCACGGCTGATGCAAAGCGATAGCCCTGAGGCATGGAATGCACTGGTGCAGACCGCTGACATCCAGCGCGACAACCGCGATGCCATTGACACTTGCCGGAAGACCGCTGCTACATCGCAGCAGCCAGTGCGATGCAGCGTCAAGATTCGTCCAAGCAGTCAAGAAGGGGAAACAGCCGCAACGCCAGCGGGGACCGCGAAACGGTCCCAGAGAGGGGCATAA
- a CDS encoding CapA family protein, which produces MADILLGFVGDLLVNRSDPDAPFVPVRELLGQADILFGNMEGAYTDTPHVAPGQLDMISGKAANLAALGRAGFHVLSLANNHILDVGTEAMLENRARLAAMGVATCGAGSDLEDARAPALVDRGGIRFAYLGYASVFPFGYEAYATIPGLVPIRAYDHWRPAFFNLHMPGARPIASTVPDERDLANLVEDIARARKDADIVITSFHWGDQSRPFHLTDHETRTARFCIDHGADMVIGHHHHAMRGIEWYCGKPILYGLGHFVFDFRLNLTPDQLEAFKMQLSRGDLWDAPYVVGPRDGWPYLPMHEDMRLTMVAFATVGSDGIDAVSVVPCRLQPDGAVQPVAAGDPAEDQWSEYFQNCLDWPGLNGAMSASSIPGLPLSAVGITPRRGRT; this is translated from the coding sequence ATGGCGGATATTCTGCTGGGGTTCGTCGGCGACCTACTGGTGAACAGGAGTGACCCTGACGCACCCTTCGTACCCGTGCGCGAGTTGCTCGGCCAGGCCGACATTCTGTTCGGCAATATGGAGGGCGCCTACACCGATACGCCGCATGTGGCGCCCGGCCAGCTCGACATGATCAGCGGAAAGGCAGCGAACCTTGCGGCGCTAGGCCGCGCCGGCTTTCACGTGTTGTCATTGGCCAACAATCACATCCTCGACGTCGGCACGGAGGCCATGCTGGAGAATCGCGCCCGCCTGGCGGCAATGGGTGTCGCAACCTGCGGGGCCGGTTCAGACCTCGAAGATGCGAGGGCTCCGGCTCTCGTCGATCGCGGCGGCATCCGCTTCGCTTATCTCGGCTATGCGAGCGTTTTCCCGTTCGGTTACGAGGCCTATGCGACTATTCCGGGCCTCGTGCCGATACGAGCCTATGACCATTGGCGGCCGGCTTTCTTCAATCTCCACATGCCCGGGGCGAGGCCGATCGCGTCGACGGTGCCCGACGAACGCGATCTCGCCAATCTCGTCGAGGATATCGCCCGTGCCCGCAAGGACGCGGACATCGTCATCACCAGCTTCCATTGGGGCGACCAGTCGCGACCGTTCCATCTGACCGATCATGAGACCCGGACGGCGCGCTTCTGCATCGATCATGGCGCCGACATGGTGATCGGGCATCACCATCATGCGATGCGTGGTATCGAATGGTATTGCGGCAAGCCGATCCTCTACGGCCTCGGTCATTTCGTTTTCGACTTCCGCCTGAATCTCACCCCCGATCAGCTCGAAGCTTTCAAAATGCAGCTTTCGCGCGGCGACCTGTGGGATGCGCCCTATGTCGTAGGGCCGCGCGATGGATGGCCTTATTTGCCGATGCATGAGGATATGAGGCTGACGATGGTCGCGTTTGCGACGGTCGGCTCTGATGGCATCGATGCGGTGAGCGTGGTGCCCTGCCGGCTGCAGCCCGATGGGGCCGTACAGCCCGTCGCCGCCGGCGATCCGGCGGAAGATCAATGGAGCGAGTATTTCCAGAACTGTCTGGATTGGCCAGGTCTGAACGGCGCGATGAGCGCCAGTTCGATCCCGGGGCTACCATTATCGGCCGTCGGGATTACGCCGCGCAGAGGTCGAACCTGA